The window TCTGAAGGGCCTTCAGTAGTAGTTGTTCACGTCACTGGATTTAAGAAATTTCATGGTGTGTCTGAGAACCCCACCGAAACAATTGTCAGAAACCTGAAAGGGTTCATGCAAAAGAAAGAATTGCCTGAAGGTCTTATTCTTGGTAGCTGTAATGTTCTTGAAACAGCAGGAGAGGGCGCACTTCCTCAACTTCTGGAATTTTTTCAGCATGCTGTCTCTGAGAAAGTTAATGAAAGTTTGAACGGGAAGCAAACCATCTTGGTAATTGGAATCACCTTTGTTTTTTCAGAAATCTAAGGCAGAATAAATTTCACATTTCTCTGCTACTTCTTAAACTGAAGTTCTTGCATTATTTTTATTCCAAaatgagattttgattttttttaatagctTTATGTCTGATTAAGGAACATAATATACATGTGATATGTTTTTTTAGATTCAAAATTTTTACCAAATAGCAGTGACAAAGTTATTCATCTCTGTTATGTTTGTTACCTATTACCTATTGTTACtaccaaaattatcaaaaaaatcgACTCTGTCCATTTGTGTTGGAATTGTCCAAAAATATGACACATGGTCACCTTTAGCACTAGGTCAGTTATGAAGCATGGCCATTTTTGGCATTAGatcaattttacatttttttagttTGAAAAACAATTTTGGTTAGTGGGATAGCTACTTACAAATTGCTAGTTCTCTGTCCTTGGATCGTACAATTGCACATTGTAAATCAGcatatattttaaaatcaaagaCATTATCTGGACAAGAAAATCAAGATTTAGAGGATAGTCGAGATCTAAATTTTACCCCTTTATGATTTCTctgttcatctatatctatttatttgataattgaTGTGCTTTATTACCTTATTTATAACCCAACACCTAATCTGCTTGATATATAAAGAAACCAGTGGTTGTTCACTATGTAtgtaattttctttattatgaaGCAAATCAGCCAAGTTATGGAACTTAGATGTTGGCTACTGCATGACAAAGTTGAACCTGGATGCAAAAGGAGGCTCCTCTTTTCTTTTTCAGATTACTCTCTTTCTACAAGTTAATATGCATATGGTATGTAATTGTGTATTGTGACGCATAACAACTCAAACATAGAATTTTGCTTCTAAATTACATGGTTAAGCTGGATGAAATTGGAATTCATTTGTCTTGTTCGGACTGTCTCTCACTGTCTCAATATGTAATCTATTCATTTTTATGATTTGGTATCTATTTCTATatgccgaccccacctagtaggaTAAGACTTTGGTTGTTGTTGTGGTATCTATTTTTGTATGCATTCTAAAATGCATTATCATTTGTATCAGCTTCATCTTGGAGTTAATAGCGGTGCTATGGGGTTTGCTATTGAGAATCAAGCAGTAAATGAAGCTACTTTTTGCTGCCAAGATGAGAAGGGATGGAAGCCTCAGGTTAATGTGCCATTCTTCTTTGTATGCTTTCTATTATGTTTTGAGGACTCTTCCATAAATAGAAAGTATGTCCTTTATCATTAATTTTGCAGAGAGTCCCAGTTGTATCTTCTGATGGTAGCATTTCAACTGTTCGAGAGGTATACAATGACTTTCGCTCTTAGAACGATTACTTTTGAGTAGCTATTTAAGTAGTGAATATTCgtaatttatatttccttttccctAAAGAAGCATTATTAAGTCACTTTGTTTtagattaatatttatgaaaatttCAAGCCCTGACATAAATATTCAtttatttgtattattttatCCAATAGTCAGAAATCATGAGTGCTGCTAGGGTACTAACGCATtcaatttgaaatatttttcagttGATACCAGACGAAATGGCTTTATACAACTGTGCATGAGTGATAAGTCAAATTAAACCATCAGtcatttgattgtttaaaaccaTCATCAATGTAATAGTTTCTCTGTGTGAATGTACCTACATCAATATATTTGATCTTCATAGGCACATGTTTCAACTAGTTGGGGATAAACCAAGTTGATATTGAATTAGTGTTTCAACAATTTCATGATTGATTGGATGGATAATGCACTTCTGAATGAATTGAAGTGGGAAAATTTATTTGCATTATTCCCTCAAGTAGTCCCCTATACCTATGTATATTAGCTTATTGTAACTTTTAGATATACTATCTTTTCTTTTTGCCTCTTTACAAAGAAGTTTATGACACTGCTCCTCCAACTAGTTTAACAATATTTTAAAACGCTAGATTATTACAAATGTATTGGATTCTCTGATTTACTAAGGACTTGGTCAGCAAATGCTGCAAACTATTTTTTTTGAACTAACGAATGTGTTGACATCTTGGGATTGCACCTCCCCCTAGTCCATGTTTATATGTTTTCATGCTTCTGTAAAATATCAAATTGGCAATGATCTGCATGACATCTTTATTGTCACAATATATCTCTGTTGACTTAGTAGGAAGATTGCACATTTCTGTTATCTGTGTTTGATCTGTATAAGCTCCCATGTATCTAGTGTTTCTGCCTCTGTACTTGACCTTGCCACTGAACATTAGAATTTGTTTTTAGCTCTTCTATGATATCAAACTGCCTCTTGGTGGAATGCAAAATCCAGATGTATATCACCATTTTATAAGAAAATGTCTATTCTATATTTGCTCAGTTTACATATTAAAGATGACTACAATCACTGTAATAGATCCTTTCCTAGAGCATTCTTGACTTATGATAGAATCCTTAGAGCCTCCTCCCAATGACCATGACAATAAGGTAGCTTGACTTTTCAACTAATCTTCAGTTCTTTACTAATTCATATTACCCTTGcattagttggaaattttattcatGTGTGTGTTAAGTGACTTAGCTCATATCATGCCAACTTTCTTCAAAGCATCAAGTACATATTCTTGATGCTATACTAAAAAAATTTCAGATTGCCTAAATCCTTGGTTCAAAGTGTCAGTGAATGTATTCTTTCACCCTTGTGATCCTCCAGAATTATCACTGATAACAATGATATCATCCCTATAAGCAATGAGAACGACATTTGTTCCAGGTTGTTCTATGTATATCTCTTTATCCAGGTCATGCAATTATACCAACTCTGATACATTTGCAATATGATTACTCAACGTCCTTCGCCATAGAGATCATATGACCTAATTTTCAATCTGTGCCACATGTTATCGTGTTAATTTTTCAAGTTGTATCAGGTACGTGCAAATTTTTCTAATAGTGGGTAGGATATTGTCATACTTTTTTGTAAGAGTAGGTCTGGTGGAGCATAAAACTCAATGATAAGGTTGGGTTATACAGAAAAGCAAGGAGAGGGAAATAATGCTTACAACTTAAAATTGAGATGTTAGAAAACTtgagaaatgaaaatattaaactaaAGGTTAAACATGGAAGAATGGAGCTTCTAAGAAGATAAAATAGTAATCATACAAGCAATAGTTTACTGTAGAGTTAGTAGAAGATAGAAGATTAAggaggtgtttggttaaatgactagaatgactatgggtatgggTTTGATAATAAGGTGGAATGGGAATggaaatggaaatgaaacccacctagttatataggtttggttgattcccataaatctagaaatcattcccAAATTGTCATTCACAAACCAACAATCTAAACACTATCTTTTattatcattccattccctcattctcaaATCCACCAACCAAACACCCTCTAAATAAGCTAAAGAGGTAAAGGCAACTTCAAAGAAGAGCTACAGATGCTTTAGTTGGAAGAGTTGAATCATTT is drawn from Zingiber officinale cultivar Zhangliang chromosome 1B, Zo_v1.1, whole genome shotgun sequence and contains these coding sequences:
- the LOC122051069 gene encoding pyrrolidone-carboxylate peptidase-like isoform X1 encodes the protein MGSEGPSVVVVHVTGFKKFHGVSENPTETIVRNLKGFMQKKELPEGLILGSCNVLETAGEGALPQLLEFFQHAVSEKVNESLNGKQTILLHLGVNSGAMGFAIENQAVNEATFCCQDEKGWKPQVNRVPVVSSDGSISTVRETSLPVNEIVKALSNMGYDVMPSYDAGRFVCNFVYYHSLRFAEQNRMKSLFVHVPLFLSIDEETQMEFVASLLKVLASLN
- the LOC122051069 gene encoding pyrrolidone-carboxylate peptidase-like isoform X2, producing the protein MGSEGPSVVVVHVTGFKKFHGVSENPTETIVRNLKGFMQKKELPEGLILGSCNVLETAGEGALPQLLEFFQHAVSEKVNESLNGKQTILLHLGVNSGAMGFAIENQAVNEATFCCQDEKGWKPQRVPVVSSDGSISTVRETSLPVNEIVKALSNMGYDVMPSYDAGRFVCNFVYYHSLRFAEQNRMKSLFVHVPLFLSIDEETQMEFVASLLKVLASLN